A region of Flavobacterium indicum GPTSA100-9 = DSM 17447 DNA encodes the following proteins:
- the bshB1 gene encoding bacillithiol biosynthesis deacetylase BshB1, with protein MKLDILAFGAHPDDVELGCSGTIAKEVSLGKKVGIIDLTRGELGTRGSKEIRDQEAMAAATILGVQIRENLNFRDGFFINDEQHQLEIIKKIRKYQPEIVLCNAIDDRHIDHGKGSKLVSDACFLSGLTKIETELDGIKQEAWRPKLVYHYIQWKNLEPDFVVDVTGFMDLKMQSVLAYGSQFFDPNSDEPETPITSKNFLDSIKYRAQDLGRLVNVEFAEGFTVERYLTVNSLSDLK; from the coding sequence ATGAAATTAGATATTTTAGCTTTTGGTGCTCACCCGGATGATGTAGAATTGGGTTGCTCTGGAACAATTGCAAAAGAAGTTTCACTTGGTAAGAAGGTAGGAATTATAGATTTAACTCGAGGAGAGCTTGGTACACGCGGGTCTAAAGAAATTCGCGATCAGGAGGCTATGGCTGCGGCCACTATTTTAGGTGTTCAGATTAGAGAAAATTTGAATTTCAGAGATGGTTTCTTCATAAATGATGAGCAACATCAACTTGAAATCATAAAAAAAATACGCAAATACCAACCTGAAATTGTATTGTGTAATGCCATTGATGACCGTCATATAGATCATGGTAAAGGGAGTAAATTGGTTAGTGATGCTTGTTTTTTGTCGGGTTTAACTAAAATTGAAACGGAATTAGATGGAATAAAACAAGAGGCATGGCGACCTAAATTAGTTTATCATTATATTCAATGGAAAAATTTAGAACCCGATTTTGTAGTTGATGTAACCGGATTTATGGATTTGAAAATGCAATCTGTTTTGGCCTATGGTTCCCAATTTTTTGATCCTAATTCGGATGAACCTGAAACACCAATAACTTCAAAAAACTTTTTAGACAGTATAAAATACCGTGCGCAAGACCTTGGAAGGCTAGTAAATGTTGAATTTGCAGAAGGATTTACAGTTGAAAGATATTTGACTGTCAATTCGTTATCAGATTTGAAATAA
- the xerD gene encoding site-specific tyrosine recombinase XerD has protein sequence MANWQTYIKEYQNYLKLERGLSSNTIENYTFDIEKLVLFLELNKIEVTPVKITDEQVQAFIYHIASQVNARSQSRIISGLKSFFSYLVFEDYRNDSPMELIEVPKVGRKLPDTLSTEEIDLLIGAIDLSTPEGERNKAMLETLYSCGLRVSELISLKISDLFFDEGFIKVTGKGNKQRFVPISPSTQKYIETYKDFIRNHGSIQKGFEDTLFLNRRGKQLTRAMVFTIIKDLALKINLKKTISPHTFRHSFATHLLENGADLRAIQLMLGHESITTTEIYMHLDRKHLTTVMESFHPRGNKKL, from the coding sequence ATGGCAAATTGGCAAACTTACATTAAAGAATATCAAAATTATTTGAAGTTGGAAAGAGGATTATCTTCAAATACAATAGAAAACTATACGTTTGATATTGAAAAGTTAGTTCTTTTTTTAGAATTAAATAAGATAGAGGTTACACCTGTAAAAATAACTGATGAACAAGTTCAAGCTTTTATTTATCACATTGCTTCTCAAGTTAATGCCCGAAGCCAATCTAGGATTATTTCAGGATTAAAAAGTTTTTTTAGCTATTTAGTATTTGAAGATTATAGAAATGATTCCCCTATGGAATTGATTGAAGTTCCAAAAGTGGGAAGAAAATTGCCGGATACGCTTTCGACTGAAGAAATTGATTTGTTAATTGGAGCAATAGATTTAAGTACACCTGAAGGCGAACGTAATAAAGCAATGTTGGAAACTTTATATAGTTGTGGTTTACGGGTTTCTGAATTAATTTCTTTAAAAATTTCTGATTTGTTCTTTGATGAAGGTTTTATAAAAGTTACAGGAAAAGGAAATAAACAACGTTTTGTGCCAATCAGCCCTTCAACACAAAAATATATTGAAACCTATAAAGATTTTATAAGGAATCATGGTTCTATTCAAAAAGGTTTTGAAGATACCTTATTTTTAAATAGAAGAGGGAAGCAATTAACAAGAGCAATGGTTTTTACCATTATAAAAGATTTAGCTCTTAAAATTAACCTCAAAAAAACAATAAGTCCGCATACTTTCAGGCATTCATTTGCTACGCATTTGCTTGAAAATGGTGCGGACTTACGGGCTATTCAGTTGATGTTAGGACATGAATCCATAACAACGACTGAAATTTATATGCACTTAGATAGAAAGCATTTAACCACAGTTATGGAATCCTTTCATCCAAGAGGAAATAAAAAATTATAA
- a CDS encoding GIY-YIG nuclease family protein: protein MFYVYIIYSLDFDKFYIGQTQNFEERILRHNSGYEKATSPYIPWVKKCVLEKSSRSEAMVLEKKLKNLNRERLLMFIEKYAGRDET from the coding sequence ATGTTTTATGTTTATATAATTTACTCGTTAGATTTTGATAAATTTTATATAGGTCAAACACAAAATTTTGAGGAGAGAATTTTGAGGCATAATTCAGGATATGAAAAAGCAACTTCACCCTATATTCCATGGGTTAAAAAATGTGTTTTAGAAAAGTCTTCAAGATCTGAAGCAATGGTTTTAGAGAAAAAATTGAAAAATTTGAACAGAGAAAGATTATTAATGTTTATTGAAAAATACGCGGGTCGAGACGAAACATAG
- a CDS encoding methionine aminotransferase, with product MSKLPNITTSIFSVMSQLANQHGAINLSQGFPNFPEDERLLQISERIIRENIHQYTPMAGLPSLLEKIANQTLKQYGRKINTTTELLITAGATQGVFTAINTFVNQGDEVLILDPSYDSYEPSVLVAGGKPVRVSLNDDYTPNFNRIESAISAKTKMIVINNPHNPTGRIWTEQDFEALETILEKHPQILILGDEVYEYITFSQPHISFNTRPKLVERTIIASSFGKSLHVTGWKVGYLIAPENLMYEMKKVHQFLVFSVNSFSQHVISEYLDVVNFSEVSKMYQRKRDLFQNLIKNSRFELMPCDGTYFQVVNYNQISNKNDVDFAKELIVNHGVASIPISVFYNDNTDRHMLRFCFAKTDETLIAAAEKLNKL from the coding sequence ATGTCAAAACTACCTAACATTACCACCAGTATATTTTCCGTAATGTCGCAATTAGCGAACCAACACGGTGCTATTAATTTATCGCAAGGATTTCCAAATTTCCCTGAAGACGAACGTTTGTTACAAATTTCGGAACGTATTATTCGAGAAAACATTCACCAATATACGCCGATGGCAGGTTTGCCTTCGTTATTGGAAAAAATTGCGAATCAAACGTTAAAACAATACGGAAGAAAAATCAATACCACAACTGAACTATTGATTACCGCTGGCGCTACACAAGGCGTTTTTACAGCGATTAACACGTTTGTGAATCAGGGTGATGAAGTACTAATTTTAGATCCAAGTTATGACAGTTACGAACCTTCAGTTTTAGTTGCCGGTGGAAAACCTGTTCGTGTTTCATTAAACGATGATTACACACCCAATTTCAACCGAATTGAAAGCGCGATTTCAGCTAAAACCAAAATGATTGTCATCAATAATCCACACAATCCTACGGGTAGAATTTGGACAGAACAAGATTTTGAAGCCTTAGAAACTATTTTAGAAAAACATCCTCAAATCTTAATTTTAGGTGACGAAGTGTACGAATACATTACGTTTTCGCAACCTCATATTTCATTTAATACACGTCCAAAATTAGTCGAAAGAACCATCATCGCTTCTTCTTTTGGAAAATCATTGCATGTTACGGGTTGGAAAGTGGGTTATTTAATTGCTCCTGAAAATTTAATGTACGAAATGAAAAAGGTACATCAATTTTTAGTCTTTAGTGTGAATAGTTTTTCACAACATGTTATTTCGGAATACTTGGATGTGGTTAATTTTAGCGAAGTTTCCAAAATGTATCAACGCAAACGCGATTTGTTTCAAAACCTAATTAAAAACAGCCGCTTTGAGTTAATGCCTTGTGATGGAACGTATTTTCAAGTGGTGAATTACAACCAAATTTCGAATAAAAACGATGTGGATTTTGCTAAGGAATTGATTGTAAATCATGGCGTGGCTTCCATTCCGATTTCTGTTTTTTATAACGATAATACAGATAGACACATGCTTCGTTTTTGTTTTGCTAAAACCGATGAAACTTTAATTGCGGCGGCTGAAAAACTAAATAAATTGTAA
- a CDS encoding FtsB family cell division protein has product MFKKLQVLFQKFPFLRFLGNKYYVILLIFIIWMLFLDNYSYLEHRVLNKQIDELENNKEYYQSEITKDSLKIKHLKNDNMIEKYAREKYFMKKDSEDIYIIEFEEDKEKDSILEAEQ; this is encoded by the coding sequence ATGTTTAAAAAATTACAAGTACTTTTTCAAAAATTTCCATTTCTAAGATTTCTTGGAAACAAGTACTATGTAATTTTACTAATTTTTATAATCTGGATGTTGTTTCTTGATAATTATTCTTACCTAGAACACCGTGTTTTAAACAAACAAATTGATGAACTAGAAAACAATAAAGAATACTACCAGTCAGAAATTACAAAAGATAGCTTAAAAATAAAACATTTAAAAAATGATAATATGATTGAAAAATATGCTCGAGAAAAATATTTCATGAAAAAAGATAGCGAGGATATTTACATCATTGAATTTGAAGAAGACAAAGAAAAGGATAGTATTTTAGAAGCAGAACAATAG
- a CDS encoding GIY-YIG nuclease family protein, translating to MFYVYIIYSLDFDKFYIGQTQNFHERILRHNSGYEKATSPYIPWVKKCVLEKSSRSEAMVLEKKLKNLNRERLLMFIEKYAGRDET from the coding sequence ATGTTTTATGTTTATATAATTTACTCGTTAGATTTTGATAAATTTTATATAGGTCAAACACAAAATTTTCATGAGAGAATTTTGAGGCATAATTCAGGATATGAAAAAGCAACTTCACCCTATATTCCATGGGTTAAAAAATGTGTTTTAGAAAAGTCTTCAAGATCTGAAGCAATGGTTTTAGAGAAAAAATTGAAAAATTTGAACAGAGAAAGATTATTAATGTTTATTGAAAAATACGCGGGTCGAGACGAAACATAG
- the scpA gene encoding methylmalonyl-CoA mutase, with translation MRKDIQHLKLEVKNQKSEVSEKQHFTTAEGIEVKPTYSKEDISDLEHLGFGAGFAPNLRGPYATMYVRRPWTIRQYAGFSTAEESNAFYRRNLAAGQKGLSVAFDLATHRGYDSDHERVVGDVGKAGVAIDSVEDMKVLFDQIPLGEMSVSMTMNGAVLPIMAFYIVAAEEQGVAPNLLSGTIQNDILKEFMVRNTYIYPPTPSMKIIADIFEYTSKNMPKFNSISISGYHMQEAGATADIELAYTLADGLEYIRTGLAAGMDIDTFAPRLSFFWAIGMNHFMEIAKMRAGRMLWAKLLKQFNPKDEKSLALRTHCQTSGWSLTEQDPFNNVARTAIEAAAAAFGGTQSLHTNALDEAIALPTDFSARIARNTQIFLQEETKICKTVDPWAGSYYVESLTAEIAEKAWALIQEVEELGGMTKAIEAGIPKLRIEEAAARKQARIDSGQDIIVGVNKYRLEKEDPLHILDVDNQLVRKQQIERLEQIKATRDNAKVAECLAKLTECAKTGNGNLLDLAVDAARNRATLGEISDALETVFGRYKAQIRSFSGVYSKEIKNDESFEKAKQLADVFAKQEGRRPRIMIAKMGQDGHDRGAKVVATGYADVGFDVDIGPLFQTPQEAAKQAVENDVHILGVSSLAAGHKTLVPQVIEELKKYGREDIMVIVGGVIPAQDYQFLFDAGAVAVFGPGTKISDAAITILEVLLED, from the coding sequence ATGAGAAAAGATATACAACATTTAAAGTTAGAAGTTAAAAATCAGAAATCAGAAGTTTCTGAAAAACAACACTTCACAACTGCAGAAGGAATTGAAGTAAAACCAACCTATTCTAAAGAAGATATTTCCGATTTAGAACATCTTGGTTTTGGAGCGGGTTTTGCACCCAATTTACGCGGACCCTACGCAACCATGTACGTTCGCCGACCATGGACAATCCGTCAATATGCGGGATTTTCAACGGCAGAAGAAAGTAACGCTTTCTACAGAAGAAACTTAGCTGCCGGACAAAAAGGTCTTTCTGTTGCCTTCGATTTAGCGACACACAGAGGTTACGATTCTGACCATGAACGAGTGGTGGGTGACGTTGGTAAAGCGGGAGTTGCAATTGACTCGGTGGAAGATATGAAAGTACTTTTCGACCAAATTCCGTTAGGGGAAATGTCTGTTTCCATGACGATGAATGGTGCGGTTTTACCAATTATGGCATTCTACATCGTGGCAGCGGAAGAACAAGGCGTTGCTCCTAACCTATTGTCGGGAACGATTCAGAATGATATTTTGAAGGAATTCATGGTGCGAAATACTTACATTTATCCGCCAACACCTTCGATGAAAATTATTGCGGATATTTTTGAATATACGAGTAAAAATATGCCAAAATTCAACTCGATTTCAATTTCGGGTTACCACATGCAAGAAGCGGGAGCTACTGCAGACATTGAATTGGCGTACACTTTAGCCGATGGTTTAGAATACATTCGTACGGGTTTAGCAGCGGGAATGGACATTGATACGTTTGCTCCACGCCTTTCGTTTTTCTGGGCAATTGGAATGAATCATTTTATGGAAATTGCAAAAATGCGTGCCGGTCGTATGCTTTGGGCAAAACTATTGAAACAATTTAATCCAAAAGACGAAAAATCTTTAGCTTTAAGAACGCATTGTCAAACTTCGGGTTGGAGTTTAACGGAACAAGATCCTTTTAATAATGTGGCACGAACGGCAATTGAAGCCGCAGCTGCAGCCTTTGGAGGAACGCAATCGTTACATACGAATGCGTTGGACGAAGCGATTGCTTTACCAACCGATTTCTCGGCTCGAATTGCACGTAATACTCAAATCTTTTTACAAGAAGAAACCAAAATTTGTAAAACAGTTGACCCTTGGGCAGGAAGTTATTATGTAGAAAGTTTAACGGCTGAAATTGCTGAGAAAGCTTGGGCTTTAATTCAAGAGGTTGAAGAATTAGGCGGAATGACCAAAGCGATTGAAGCGGGGATTCCAAAATTAAGAATTGAAGAAGCTGCAGCACGAAAACAAGCGCGTATAGATAGCGGACAAGATATTATAGTTGGCGTAAACAAATACCGTTTGGAAAAAGAAGATCCATTACACATTTTGGATGTGGACAACCAATTGGTGCGCAAACAACAAATAGAGCGTTTAGAACAAATTAAAGCGACTCGCGATAATGCTAAAGTTGCCGAATGTTTAGCCAAATTGACTGAATGTGCCAAAACAGGTAACGGGAACTTATTAGATTTAGCCGTAGATGCTGCACGTAACAGAGCCACTTTAGGTGAGATTAGCGATGCATTAGAAACGGTTTTCGGAAGATATAAAGCACAAATTAGAAGTTTTAGCGGCGTGTATAGTAAAGAAATTAAAAACGACGAAAGTTTTGAAAAAGCTAAACAATTAGCCGATGTATTCGCAAAGCAAGAAGGGCGTCGTCCTCGTATTATGATTGCGAAAATGGGACAAGACGGTCACGATCGTGGTGCAAAAGTAGTTGCAACCGGTTATGCCGATGTAGGTTTTGATGTGGACATTGGTCCATTATTTCAAACGCCACAAGAAGCTGCGAAACAAGCGGTGGAAAACGACGTACACATTTTAGGTGTTTCTTCTTTAGCAGCGGGACACAAAACCTTAGTTCCACAAGTGATTGAAGAACTAAAAAAATACGGAAGAGAAGATATTATGGTCATTGTGGGTGGTGTAATCCCAGCACAAGACTACCAATTCTTATTCGATGCCGGAGCTGTTGCAGTTTTTGGTCCTGGAACTAAAATTAGCGATGCCGCGATTACGATATTGGAGGTTTTATTGGAAGATTAA
- the udk gene encoding uridine kinase produces MLIIGIAGGTGSGKTTVVHQIMNELPLTEVGIISQDSYYKETHDLSYDERSKINFDHPRAIDFELLVQHLKDLKEGKAIDQPVYSFVQHNRTGDTIHTLPRKVMIVEGILILTNPELREMFDIKIYVHADSDERLIRRLRRDIAERGRDMEEVLNRYQTTLKPMHEQFIEPTKAYADIIIPNDKYNTVAIDVVRAVINQRIDN; encoded by the coding sequence ATGCTAATTATTGGAATTGCTGGAGGAACCGGAAGTGGAAAAACAACTGTAGTTCACCAAATTATGAACGAACTTCCGTTAACTGAAGTAGGTATTATTTCTCAAGATTCATATTACAAAGAAACTCATGATTTGAGTTATGACGAACGTTCTAAAATTAATTTCGATCATCCAAGAGCTATCGATTTTGAATTATTAGTGCAGCATCTTAAAGATTTAAAAGAAGGAAAAGCTATTGACCAACCCGTATATTCTTTTGTGCAACATAACAGAACTGGAGATACCATTCATACCTTACCAAGAAAAGTAATGATTGTAGAAGGAATTTTAATTCTTACTAACCCAGAATTAAGAGAAATGTTCGATATAAAAATTTATGTACATGCCGATTCAGATGAGCGTTTAATCCGCCGTCTTAGAAGAGACATCGCTGAAAGAGGTCGTGATATGGAAGAGGTTTTAAATCGTTATCAAACAACGTTAAAGCCAATGCATGAACAATTTATTGAGCCAACCAAAGCGTATGCCGACATTATTATTCCAAACGACAAATACAATACGGTTGCGATTGATGTAGTGAGAGCAGTTATTAATCAAAGAATTGACAACTAA
- a CDS encoding GIY-YIG nuclease family protein: protein MFYVYIIYSLDFDKFYIGQTQNFEERILRHNSGYEKATSPYIPWVKKCVLEKSSRSEAMILEKKLKNLNRERLLMFIEKYAGRDET from the coding sequence ATGTTTTATGTTTATATAATTTACTCGTTAGATTTTGATAAATTTTATATAGGTCAAACACAAAATTTTGAGGAGAGAATTTTGAGGCATAATTCAGGATATGAAAAAGCAACTTCACCCTATATTCCATGGGTTAAAAAATGTGTTTTAGAAAAGTCTTCAAGATCTGAAGCAATGATTCTAGAAAAAAAATTGAAAAATTTGAACAGAGAAAGATTATTAATGTTTATTGAAAAATACGCGGGTCGAGACGAAACATAG
- a CDS encoding DUF721 domain-containing protein, giving the protein MKRLNDDYSISDVMKEFIKSNKLEKGLDEVQVKELWLSLMGTTIANYTTQVDFYRNTLYVTLNSAVLKQELLLGKHKIIELFNKELGKELVKDLIFR; this is encoded by the coding sequence ATGAAAAGACTAAATGACGATTATTCGATTAGTGATGTGATGAAGGAATTTATCAAATCAAATAAATTAGAAAAAGGCCTAGATGAAGTACAGGTTAAAGAATTATGGCTTTCTTTAATGGGAACTACAATAGCCAATTATACGACACAAGTTGATTTTTATAGAAACACACTTTATGTAACACTAAATTCAGCTGTTTTAAAGCAAGAATTACTACTAGGAAAGCATAAAATTATAGAATTATTCAATAAAGAACTGGGTAAAGAGTTGGTTAAAGATTTGATATTCAGGTAG
- a CDS encoding methylmalonyl-CoA mutase subunit beta: MSEKKLFSEFETVSSKQWKQQIQFELKGADYNETLVWESPEGIKVKPFYHNDEFENAITAIHPAQPFQIVQKIFVHDVELSNKKALDSLNRGAESVYFTIENDQIDCNELLKNLPSEKVIYYFNLPFLSVDFIGKLNAIISTNGLRAKLLVDPIGQLTKDGNWFNNLENDFDALNLLSSKETQAFININAKTYQNAGATVVQQIAYILAHANEYFNRILSLNQPLTIEVAVGTNYFFEIAKIRAIRLLFNTLAKEYNHTFDCHIIATPTKRNKTLYDYNVNMLRTTTECMSAILGGADAVANLAYDAIYHKDNEFGDRISRNQLLVLKHESYFDKVNNPADGAYYIETLTQQLAEKALDLFKDIEANGGFITQLIEGTIQRKISESAVKEQELFDSGKEVLLGTNKYPNKNDQMKNDLELYPFVKQNARKTLITPIIEKRLAEKLEQERLNNESI, encoded by the coding sequence ATGAGTGAAAAAAAATTATTTTCAGAATTTGAAACTGTTTCCTCAAAACAATGGAAACAACAAATTCAATTCGAATTAAAAGGTGCGGATTATAACGAAACCTTAGTTTGGGAATCGCCCGAAGGTATTAAAGTAAAACCGTTTTATCATAATGATGAGTTTGAAAACGCAATTACTGCTATTCATCCTGCACAACCTTTTCAAATCGTACAAAAAATATTTGTCCACGATGTAGAATTATCAAATAAAAAAGCATTAGACTCATTAAATCGTGGTGCTGAAAGCGTTTATTTCACCATTGAAAATGACCAAATTGATTGTAACGAACTACTAAAAAATTTACCGTCAGAAAAGGTTATTTATTATTTTAATTTGCCCTTTTTATCCGTAGATTTCATTGGTAAATTAAATGCAATCATCTCAACAAACGGTTTACGTGCAAAACTTCTTGTAGATCCTATTGGTCAATTAACAAAAGATGGAAATTGGTTCAACAATTTAGAAAACGATTTTGATGCCTTAAACCTTTTGTCTTCAAAAGAAACACAGGCTTTTATAAATATAAATGCTAAAACGTATCAAAATGCAGGAGCTACTGTAGTACAGCAAATAGCTTATATTTTAGCTCATGCAAATGAATATTTCAACCGAATTTTAAGCCTCAACCAACCCCTTACGATTGAAGTAGCTGTTGGTACTAATTATTTTTTCGAAATCGCAAAAATAAGAGCTATTCGATTACTTTTCAATACCTTAGCAAAAGAATACAATCACACTTTTGATTGTCATATTATTGCAACACCAACCAAACGTAACAAAACATTATACGATTATAATGTAAACATGTTACGTACAACTACCGAATGCATGTCGGCTATTTTAGGTGGTGCCGATGCAGTGGCGAATTTAGCTTACGATGCTATTTACCATAAAGACAACGAGTTTGGTGACCGAATTTCTAGAAACCAATTACTAGTTTTAAAACACGAAAGTTATTTTGATAAAGTGAACAATCCGGCTGACGGTGCGTATTACATTGAAACGTTAACTCAACAATTAGCTGAGAAAGCTTTAGATTTGTTCAAAGATATTGAAGCAAATGGTGGTTTCATCACTCAATTAATTGAAGGGACAATTCAACGTAAAATTTCTGAAAGTGCTGTAAAAGAACAAGAACTTTTTGATTCAGGAAAAGAAGTTTTATTAGGAACTAACAAATACCCTAACAAAAACGACCAGATGAAAAACGATTTGGAATTGTATCCATTCGTAAAACAAAACGCCAGAAAAACGCTAATTACACCGATTATCGAAAAACGTTTGGCTGAAAAATTAGAACAAGAACGATTGAATAATGAGTCAATTTAG